The window TATGCGTAAATCGATAATTGGAGTGATCACACCTCGTAAATTAATAACTCCTTTAACATAGGAAGGTGTTTTAGGGACTCTAGTTATTGGTTGTAGTTTTTCGATAGAACGTACTTGTTCAACAGGTATTGCGTATTCTTCGCTATTTAACTCAAAGGCTATTATTTTGATATATTTTTCTTCTATCATTTCACTTGTCCTCTTTTCTATTTAATTAGTGCGTTACAATCTACAATTAATGCAACTTGACCATCACCTAGAATTGTTGCTCCTGAAATTGCAAATGTAGAACTTAAATAGTTTCCAAGTGATTTTAATACGACTTCTTGTTGACCAATAAATGAATCTACTACAAGTCCTGCAAGCTTTTCGCCTTTTTTAACTAATACTAGTGAGCATAAGTTCTCTGACATACTTTCTTTCGGAATCTCAAAAAGTCGTTCTAAGAACACAAGTGGGACAATTTTATCTCTAAAATTTATTACTTGTTGTCCATGAAGCGATAAAATATCTTCTCTCTTAATAATCGCCGTCTCAATTATAGAGGATAAAGGTATAGCATACTTCTCGTTCCCTATCTCTGTTAATAGAACAGAAATAATTGATAGTGTTAGCGGTAATTGAATGGAGAATGTAGTACCAGAACCTTCTATGGAATCTATTGAGATGGAACCTCCTAAAGATTCTATTGTGTTTTTCACAACATCTAGTCCAACACCACGGCCGGAAATATCAGAGATAGTTTCTGCAGTCGAAAAACCGGATGATAAAATTAATTCATACACTTCTTTATCCGAAAGAGATAGCGATTCATCTTTGGAGATAACTCCTCTTTCTATTGCTTTATTTAATACTCTGTCTTTACTTATACCTGCTCCGTTATCTGCTATCTCGATAAATACGTGGTTTCCACTATGGTACGCCTTTAGTGTAATTATACCTTCTTCTATTTTCCCTTGTTCAGTACGAACGCCAGGTGTTTCGATTCCGTGATCAATGGCATTTCTAATTAAATGTACAAGAGGATCACCAATTTCATCGATTACCGTTCTATCTAACTCCGTGTCTGCACCAATTATTTGCAGCTCTACATGTTTACCTAAATCTTTCGCAAGTTGTCTAACCATCCTCGGAAAACGGTTAAATACTGTATCAATCGGAACCATTCGCATATTCAAAATGATGTTTTGTAAATCATTCGAGATTCTCGACATTTTCTCCACAGTTTCATGTAGTTCGTTATGGTTTAACTCATTCGAAATTTGTTCTAACCTTCCTCTATCTATAACTAATTCTTCAAACAAATTCATTAAAACATCTAGTCTATCTATGTTAACGCGAATCGTTTTATTCGAAGGTTGATTTGTTTTCGGTTGTATTACTTCATTTTCTACAACTTGTTTAGTAGCGGCAACTTCTTTTTTCACTTCGTTCAAATTCTGTACTTGTTCTGCTTCCGTAGCTTGTTCATCACTCTTAAGTTTCGTAACATCTAATTTAACAATTTGCACTTCTTCCACTTCAGAAACTTTAAGAATAGATTCCTTTACAAACTCTATCTCTTCTTTCGTTAAAATTGTTACAGTAAAAGTCTCATCAAACTTTTCCTCTTCTAAAATCTCCACCGATGGAGTGGCTTTAATTACTTCAGCCATTTTTTCAATAGTCTCAAAAACCATATATACTCGTACAGATTTAAGTAGACAATCTTTTCGTAGTTTAACCCTTAACTCACATGGCGTATATCCTTGTTCCTCTGACTGCTCTAAAACTGTAACTTCATATTGATCATAATCAATGGACGACTCAATAGGGACCTCAGAAGATTCTGAATATGATTGCAACAGGTCAAGTTCACCTGCTTCGACTTTGTTTAATAAATTCACTATGGAAGTTACGTCTTTTTTACCGTCTCCACCATCAGCAATCGAAAAAACGATTTCCTCTAAATATTCAACAGATTGCAATAAAATATCTAATATTTCGGTAGTAACACTTATCTTGTCGTTACGAATTCCGTCTAAAACGTTTTCCATTTGATGTGTTAAGTTTGCTAAGTCTTCATACCCCATTGTAGCTGACATACCTTTTAGTGTATGGGCTGAACGGAAGATTTCATTAATAATAGAAGTTTCATTAGGATTGCGCTCTAATACTAGAAGTTGGTCATTTATTATTTGTAAGTGCTCTTTACTTTCTTCGATAAAAATATCAAGATATTGGTTAAGATCCATATAATTTGCACCCCTATATATTATTCAAAATTACATTGGCAATGTCGTTTAATTCGGCAACTTCATCTACTAAACCTGTTTCTTTTGCAGATTTGGGCATACCATAAACAATGGATGATACTTCTGACTCCGCAATAATATATGCATTATCTTTCTGTTTAATTGCTTGAATACCGAGAGTTCCATCGTTTCCCATTCCTGTCAAAACAGTAACTACCTTTCTCCATTCATCTAGTAAACTTATAGATTGAAACAATACATCTACTGCAGGCCTATGTCCCCTTATTGGTGGGGATTGATTTAACTGAATGATTAGTTTATCTACGTTATCCTTTACTACTTCCATATGGTATCCACCAGGAGCAATGTAAGCTGTATTTTGCAAAACATACATATTGTGTTCCGCTTCTACCACAGTTAGTTTACTAAGAGTATTTAATCTATCTGATAATGATTTAGTAAATCCAGGAGGCATATGCTGAACAATAAAAATAGGGGCATTGATGTTTCCTGGTAAACTAGTTAAGACTTGCTGTAAAGCTCTTGGACCTCCTGTTGAAGTTCCAATTGCAATAATGGTTTTTTCATGATTTTCATGCTTCTGTTTTAATGGTTGTTGTATTTCTTGCTTCTTTTCCAAATTTTGTTTTTCTATACTGTCAAAAGCTTTTGTTTTCAATGTTAGAAGTTTTCTATTTTTCATAGAAACTTTAGAAGCATGGATTATTTTTGAAATAAGTTCCTCTTTTACTTTATATAAATCTAATGAAATAGCTCCAGAAGGCTTTGGAACAAAGTCAATTGCCCCTAATTCCATCGCCTTAATTGTATTGTGAGCACCTTCTTTTGTTGTACTTGAAAGCATAATTGTTGGAATAGGGTAGTTACTTATCATTTTTTCTAGAGCCGTTAGTCCGTCCATTACTGGCATTTCTATATCTAATGTAATTACATCTGGTGAGTATTGTGTTAGTTTTTCTAATAAGTCCATTCCATTGTTAGCTGTAGTAATGACTTCTATTAAAGGATGATC is drawn from Bacillus alkalisoli and contains these coding sequences:
- a CDS encoding chemotaxis protein CheA, which translates into the protein MDLNQYLDIFIEESKEHLQIINDQLLVLERNPNETSIINEIFRSAHTLKGMSATMGYEDLANLTHQMENVLDGIRNDKISVTTEILDILLQSVEYLEEIVFSIADGGDGKKDVTSIVNLLNKVEAGELDLLQSYSESSEVPIESSIDYDQYEVTVLEQSEEQGYTPCELRVKLRKDCLLKSVRVYMVFETIEKMAEVIKATPSVEILEEEKFDETFTVTILTKEEIEFVKESILKVSEVEEVQIVKLDVTKLKSDEQATEAEQVQNLNEVKKEVAATKQVVENEVIQPKTNQPSNKTIRVNIDRLDVLMNLFEELVIDRGRLEQISNELNHNELHETVEKMSRISNDLQNIILNMRMVPIDTVFNRFPRMVRQLAKDLGKHVELQIIGADTELDRTVIDEIGDPLVHLIRNAIDHGIETPGVRTEQGKIEEGIITLKAYHSGNHVFIEIADNGAGISKDRVLNKAIERGVISKDESLSLSDKEVYELILSSGFSTAETISDISGRGVGLDVVKNTIESLGGSISIDSIEGSGTTFSIQLPLTLSIISVLLTEIGNEKYAIPLSSIIETAIIKREDILSLHGQQVINFRDKIVPLVFLERLFEIPKESMSENLCSLVLVKKGEKLAGLVVDSFIGQQEVVLKSLGNYLSSTFAISGATILGDGQVALIVDCNALIK
- a CDS encoding protein-glutamate methylesterase/protein-glutamine glutaminase; protein product: MQQKIKVLVTDDSFFMRKLISDMLNDHPLIEVITTANNGMDLLEKLTQYSPDVITLDIEMPVMDGLTALEKMISNYPIPTIMLSSTTKEGAHNTIKAMELGAIDFVPKPSGAISLDLYKVKEELISKIIHASKVSMKNRKLLTLKTKAFDSIEKQNLEKKQEIQQPLKQKHENHEKTIIAIGTSTGGPRALQQVLTSLPGNINAPIFIVQHMPPGFTKSLSDRLNTLSKLTVVEAEHNMYVLQNTAYIAPGGYHMEVVKDNVDKLIIQLNQSPPIRGHRPAVDVLFQSISLLDEWRKVVTVLTGMGNDGTLGIQAIKQKDNAYIIAESEVSSIVYGMPKSAKETGLVDEVAELNDIANVILNNI